One Rissa tridactyla isolate bRisTri1 chromosome 1, bRisTri1.patW.cur.20221130, whole genome shotgun sequence DNA segment encodes these proteins:
- the NYX gene encoding nyctalopin isoform X4: MSLVNNQVILWVPHAQAVWACVRSCPANCVCTQERSCSVLCDRAGLGQIPSKFPCEASSINLDKNSIKFLSERAFGNLPSLKSLSLNHNNISFITPGAFKGLPSLTELKMAHNEYIRYLHTRTFTALRRLVKLDLADCNLFNIPDRIFIELPALQELFCFQNNFRRIPGAIRGMENLTHVYLERNRIEAVAYNSLQGLTKLKYLNLQDNRINVIHERAFQGCQKMEYLYLNDNLISELPENSFDGLRCLKMLNLGGNFLRNVSNTWFRDLGELEVLYLDRNRINYIEEGAFENLTSLVALHLNSNNLTTLPFSVFQPVYFLGRLYLFRNPWECDCRIEWLKEWMENYRLVRDIPCASPSSVAGIDLMDVLYERSPEGYCLDPGELNITSEGPTPSEEPWSTTESKFNSLISKLLLQMGIPEEVANTTEVYSNTTQLVGLTDGVSSGMGEDSVEAVPFSFYLPVLFTVLVLQHK, translated from the coding sequence AGGAGCGGAGCTGCTCCGTCCTCTGTGATCGTGCCGGTCTGGGGCAGATCCCTAGCAAGTTCCCTTGCGAAGCCTCCTCTATCAACCTGGACAAAAACAGTATCAAGTTCCTCTCCGAGAGGGCCTTTGGGAACTTGCCTTCCCTCAAATCCCTGTCACTCAACCACAACAATATCTCCTTCATCACCCCAGGGGCTTTCAAGGGACTGCCCAGCTTGACCGAGCTGAAGATGGCCCACAACGAGTACATTCGCTATCTCCACACGCGGACTTTCACTGCCCTCAGACGGCTGGTCAAGCTGGACCTGGCGGACTGCAATCTTTTCAACATCCCGGACAGGATCTTCATcgagctgcctgctctgcaggagcTCTTCTGCTTCCAGAACAACTTTCGGAGGATCCCAGGTGCCATCAGGGGCATGGAGAACCTGACCCACGTTTACCTGGAGAGAAACAGGATCGAAGCGGTAGCCTATAACTCCCTGCAGGGCCTGACCAAACTGAAATACCTGAATCTGCAGGACAACAGGATAAATGTTATTCATGAGCGAGCTTTTCAGGGCTGCCAGAAGATGGAGTACCTGTACCTGAACGACAATTTGATCAGTGAGCTTCCAGAAAACTCCTTCGATGGTCTGAGGTGCCTGAAGATGCTCAACCTGGGGGGGAATTTCCTCAGGAATGTTTCCAACACCTGGTTCAGGGACCTGGGGGAACTGGAAGTCCTCTACCTGGACCGCAACAGGATCAACTACATTGAGGAAGGGGCTTTTGAAAACCTCACCAGCCTTGTCGCGTTGCACTTAAACAGCAACAACCTGACGACGCTGCCCTTTTCTGTCTTCCAGCCAGTGTACTTCCTCGGGCGGCTGTACCTCTTCCGCAACCCCTGGGAGTGTGACTGCCGCATCGAGTGGCTGAAGGAGTGGATGGAGAATTACAGGCTCGTCAGGGATATTCCCTGTGCCTCCCCCTCCTCAGTAGCTGGGATTGACCTTATGGACGTACTCTATGAGAGATCGCCAGAAGGTTACTGTCTTGACCCAGGGGAGCTAAACATCACATCTGAAGGCCCGACCCCAAGTGAAGAGCCTTGGTCTACCACAGAGAGCAAGTTCAACAGCCTTATCTCCAAACTCTTGCTCCAGATGGGTATTCCCGAAGAGGTGGCAAACACCACTGAAGTCTACAGTAACACCACACAGTTGGTTGGACTGACTGATGGGGTTTCTTCTGGGATGGGGGAAGACAGTGTCGAGGCTGTCCCCTTCTCTTTTTACCTCCCAGTACTTTTTACAGTGCTTGTTTTGCAGCACAAATAG
- the NYX gene encoding nyctalopin isoform X3 yields the protein MFAIILNVILWVPHAQAVWACVRSCPANCVCTQERSCSVLCDRAGLGQIPSKFPCEASSINLDKNSIKFLSERAFGNLPSLKSLSLNHNNISFITPGAFKGLPSLTELKMAHNEYIRYLHTRTFTALRRLVKLDLADCNLFNIPDRIFIELPALQELFCFQNNFRRIPGAIRGMENLTHVYLERNRIEAVAYNSLQGLTKLKYLNLQDNRINVIHERAFQGCQKMEYLYLNDNLISELPENSFDGLRCLKMLNLGGNFLRNVSNTWFRDLGELEVLYLDRNRINYIEEGAFENLTSLVALHLNSNNLTTLPFSVFQPVYFLGRLYLFRNPWECDCRIEWLKEWMENYRLVRDIPCASPSSVAGIDLMDVLYERSPEGYCLDPGELNITSEGPTPSEEPWSTTESKFNSLISKLLLQMGIPEEVANTTEVYSNTTQLVGLTDGVSSGMGEDSVEAVPFSFYLPVLFTVLVLQHK from the coding sequence AGGAGCGGAGCTGCTCCGTCCTCTGTGATCGTGCCGGTCTGGGGCAGATCCCTAGCAAGTTCCCTTGCGAAGCCTCCTCTATCAACCTGGACAAAAACAGTATCAAGTTCCTCTCCGAGAGGGCCTTTGGGAACTTGCCTTCCCTCAAATCCCTGTCACTCAACCACAACAATATCTCCTTCATCACCCCAGGGGCTTTCAAGGGACTGCCCAGCTTGACCGAGCTGAAGATGGCCCACAACGAGTACATTCGCTATCTCCACACGCGGACTTTCACTGCCCTCAGACGGCTGGTCAAGCTGGACCTGGCGGACTGCAATCTTTTCAACATCCCGGACAGGATCTTCATcgagctgcctgctctgcaggagcTCTTCTGCTTCCAGAACAACTTTCGGAGGATCCCAGGTGCCATCAGGGGCATGGAGAACCTGACCCACGTTTACCTGGAGAGAAACAGGATCGAAGCGGTAGCCTATAACTCCCTGCAGGGCCTGACCAAACTGAAATACCTGAATCTGCAGGACAACAGGATAAATGTTATTCATGAGCGAGCTTTTCAGGGCTGCCAGAAGATGGAGTACCTGTACCTGAACGACAATTTGATCAGTGAGCTTCCAGAAAACTCCTTCGATGGTCTGAGGTGCCTGAAGATGCTCAACCTGGGGGGGAATTTCCTCAGGAATGTTTCCAACACCTGGTTCAGGGACCTGGGGGAACTGGAAGTCCTCTACCTGGACCGCAACAGGATCAACTACATTGAGGAAGGGGCTTTTGAAAACCTCACCAGCCTTGTCGCGTTGCACTTAAACAGCAACAACCTGACGACGCTGCCCTTTTCTGTCTTCCAGCCAGTGTACTTCCTCGGGCGGCTGTACCTCTTCCGCAACCCCTGGGAGTGTGACTGCCGCATCGAGTGGCTGAAGGAGTGGATGGAGAATTACAGGCTCGTCAGGGATATTCCCTGTGCCTCCCCCTCCTCAGTAGCTGGGATTGACCTTATGGACGTACTCTATGAGAGATCGCCAGAAGGTTACTGTCTTGACCCAGGGGAGCTAAACATCACATCTGAAGGCCCGACCCCAAGTGAAGAGCCTTGGTCTACCACAGAGAGCAAGTTCAACAGCCTTATCTCCAAACTCTTGCTCCAGATGGGTATTCCCGAAGAGGTGGCAAACACCACTGAAGTCTACAGTAACACCACACAGTTGGTTGGACTGACTGATGGGGTTTCTTCTGGGATGGGGGAAGACAGTGTCGAGGCTGTCCCCTTCTCTTTTTACCTCCCAGTACTTTTTACAGTGCTTGTTTTGCAGCACAAATAG
- the NYX gene encoding nyctalopin isoform X2: MGTACSSLSVILWVPHAQAVWACVRSCPANCVCTQERSCSVLCDRAGLGQIPSKFPCEASSINLDKNSIKFLSERAFGNLPSLKSLSLNHNNISFITPGAFKGLPSLTELKMAHNEYIRYLHTRTFTALRRLVKLDLADCNLFNIPDRIFIELPALQELFCFQNNFRRIPGAIRGMENLTHVYLERNRIEAVAYNSLQGLTKLKYLNLQDNRINVIHERAFQGCQKMEYLYLNDNLISELPENSFDGLRCLKMLNLGGNFLRNVSNTWFRDLGELEVLYLDRNRINYIEEGAFENLTSLVALHLNSNNLTTLPFSVFQPVYFLGRLYLFRNPWECDCRIEWLKEWMENYRLVRDIPCASPSSVAGIDLMDVLYERSPEGYCLDPGELNITSEGPTPSEEPWSTTESKFNSLISKLLLQMGIPEEVANTTEVYSNTTQLVGLTDGVSSGMGEDSVEAVPFSFYLPVLFTVLVLQHK; the protein is encoded by the coding sequence AGGAGCGGAGCTGCTCCGTCCTCTGTGATCGTGCCGGTCTGGGGCAGATCCCTAGCAAGTTCCCTTGCGAAGCCTCCTCTATCAACCTGGACAAAAACAGTATCAAGTTCCTCTCCGAGAGGGCCTTTGGGAACTTGCCTTCCCTCAAATCCCTGTCACTCAACCACAACAATATCTCCTTCATCACCCCAGGGGCTTTCAAGGGACTGCCCAGCTTGACCGAGCTGAAGATGGCCCACAACGAGTACATTCGCTATCTCCACACGCGGACTTTCACTGCCCTCAGACGGCTGGTCAAGCTGGACCTGGCGGACTGCAATCTTTTCAACATCCCGGACAGGATCTTCATcgagctgcctgctctgcaggagcTCTTCTGCTTCCAGAACAACTTTCGGAGGATCCCAGGTGCCATCAGGGGCATGGAGAACCTGACCCACGTTTACCTGGAGAGAAACAGGATCGAAGCGGTAGCCTATAACTCCCTGCAGGGCCTGACCAAACTGAAATACCTGAATCTGCAGGACAACAGGATAAATGTTATTCATGAGCGAGCTTTTCAGGGCTGCCAGAAGATGGAGTACCTGTACCTGAACGACAATTTGATCAGTGAGCTTCCAGAAAACTCCTTCGATGGTCTGAGGTGCCTGAAGATGCTCAACCTGGGGGGGAATTTCCTCAGGAATGTTTCCAACACCTGGTTCAGGGACCTGGGGGAACTGGAAGTCCTCTACCTGGACCGCAACAGGATCAACTACATTGAGGAAGGGGCTTTTGAAAACCTCACCAGCCTTGTCGCGTTGCACTTAAACAGCAACAACCTGACGACGCTGCCCTTTTCTGTCTTCCAGCCAGTGTACTTCCTCGGGCGGCTGTACCTCTTCCGCAACCCCTGGGAGTGTGACTGCCGCATCGAGTGGCTGAAGGAGTGGATGGAGAATTACAGGCTCGTCAGGGATATTCCCTGTGCCTCCCCCTCCTCAGTAGCTGGGATTGACCTTATGGACGTACTCTATGAGAGATCGCCAGAAGGTTACTGTCTTGACCCAGGGGAGCTAAACATCACATCTGAAGGCCCGACCCCAAGTGAAGAGCCTTGGTCTACCACAGAGAGCAAGTTCAACAGCCTTATCTCCAAACTCTTGCTCCAGATGGGTATTCCCGAAGAGGTGGCAAACACCACTGAAGTCTACAGTAACACCACACAGTTGGTTGGACTGACTGATGGGGTTTCTTCTGGGATGGGGGAAGACAGTGTCGAGGCTGTCCCCTTCTCTTTTTACCTCCCAGTACTTTTTACAGTGCTTGTTTTGCAGCACAAATAG